DNA sequence from the Burkholderia pyrrocinia genome:
TGCTGAAGCAGGGCCGCCGGCCGACGATTCCGGAGACGATCGCGTATTACCGCGAGCGCCGCATCGGCTTCGTGATGTTCACCGTCGACTGCGAGACGAACATCGGCCGGCGCCGCATTCCGAACGAGGAGATCGCGCAATTCGCGCAGGACAACGCCGACGTCATGATCGCGTTCGCGAGCATCGACCCGCACAAGGGCCGCTTCGGCGCGCGCGAGGCGCGCCGCCTGATCGAAGAACACGGCGTGAAGGGCTTCAAGTTCCACCCGACGATGCAGGGATGCTTTCCGAACGACCGGCTCGCGTATCCGATCTACGAGGTGATCGCCGAACGCGGGCTGCCGGCCGTGTTCCACAGCGGTCATTCGGGGATGGGATCGGGCATGCGCGGCGGCGGCGGGCTGCGTCTGAAGTACTCCGAACCGATCCATCTCGACGACGTCGTGGCCGATTTTCCGGACATGAAGATCGTGATCGCGCACCCGTCGTGGCCGTGGCAGGAGCAGGCGCTGTCGATCGCGCTGCACAAGCCGAACGTCTACATCGATCTGTCGGGATGGTCGCCGAAATATTTCTCGCCGGAGCTGATCAAGTACGCGAACACGCTGCTCAGGCACAAGGTGCTGTTCGCGTCGGATTTTCCGCTGATACGGCCGGATAGATGGCTGGAGGATTTCCACGGCGCCGGGTTTCGGCCCGACGTGCACCCGCTGATTCTGAAGGACAACGCGGTCGCGTTGCTGGGGCTGGAGTTCGACGCGCCGCGCGAGTGACGCGCCGAGTGATGAATGCGCCGATCGAGGCGCGGCGGCCGGCGCGGTCATGCGCCGATGCCGCGTCCGCCTGCCGCGCCGTAGCGTTCAGGTTGCGCGCTTCGGCATGAACCGCGCGGTCGGCAGCCCCGCATGCCGCGTCTGCGCGACGAACACGCCGCCCGCATGCGCGTCGCTTGCCAGCGCGTCGTCGCTCAACCCGACGCGCGCGCTCGTCACGTACAGGCGGCCTTCGCCGTCGAGCGCCGCGCAGCTCGGCTGCGCGGTCGGCACGTCGACGCGCTCCGTCTCGACGCCGTCCGGCCCGTAGCGCACCACCCGCCGTCCGCCCCACTGCGCGTTCCACAGGCCGCCGTCGCGATCGATCGTCGAGCCGTCCGGGTCGCCGTCCGCATCGGTCAGGCGCGCGAACGGCCGCACGTTCGCGACGTCGCCACCCGCGCGGTAATCGCAGACGAAAATCTCGCGCACCAGCGAATCGCAAAAATACATCTTCGAGCCGTCCGGCGAGAACGCGATGCTGTTCGCGATCGCCGCCGGCGGCAACGCGAGCCGTTCGAGCGTGAGGTCCGGATTGAGCCGGTAGAAGCCACCAACCGCGCGCGGCGGCTCGCCGCCTTCGTCCTTCATCCCGAACACGAACGCGCCGAACGGATCGCAGCGCCCGTCGTTCAGCCGGGTCGGCAGGTCGGATTCGACGTCGACGATCCGCGTGAACGCGCCGCTGCGCAGGTCGAAGAACGCGAGATGCGTCGCGAGCCCGACGAGCAGCACGTCCGGATCGTCGGTCAGCGCGAAACACGCGAGCCGCTCGGGCATCGGCCAGTGCGCGAGGTCGGAACCGTCCGCGCGGCATCGCCACAACCGCGCGCCTTCGATGTCCGTCCAGTACAGCGCGTGTGTCGCATCGCACCACGTCGCGCCTTCGCCGAGCGTGTTGCGGCTGTCGGCCAGCAGCGTCGCCGACGCGGCCGGATGAGTCTGTTGCATGCCGTCTCCCGATATCTGTCGCATATATCCATCGCTTTCGCGGGCGACGCGCTGCCGGTCAGATCTTCATCGCGCGCCGCTGGTTGCGACGATACTGGTCGAACAGCACCGCGAGCAACAGAATTCCGCCGCGTATCAGATATTGGTAAAACGTCGGCACGTTCAGCAGGCTCATCGCATCCTGCACGGAGCCCATGATCAGCACGCCCACCAGCACGCCGGAAATCGTCGCGACGCCGCCCGTCAGCGACACGCCGCCGAGCACGCACGCGGAGATCACGCCGAGCTCGAGGCCGACCGACGTCTTCGGATCGCCGAGGCTCATCCGCGACGCGAGCATCACGCCGGCAAAGCCCGTCACGAGCCCCTGCAGCACGAACACGGTGATCTTGATGCGCATCACCGGCAGCCCCGCGAGCAGCGCGGCCTCGCCGTTGCCGCCGACGGCCAGCACGTTCTTGCCGAACACTGTCTTGCGCAGCAGGAAGCCGAACACGACGAAGCCGATGATGTTGCTCCAGATCGGATACGAGATGCCGAGGAACGAGCCGGACCCGAGTTCGAAGAAACGTTCCTCGGAGATCATCACCGCGTCGCCGCTCGACGTGATGAACGCGAGCCCGCGCACGACTTCCATCATCGCGAGCGTGACGATCAGCGAGTTGATCCGGTAGCGCGCGATCAGCACGCCGTTCACGAGCCCGACCGCGCCGCCGGCGAGCACGCCGGCCACGATGCCGAACAGCACGCTGTGCGTCGCGGTGATCAGCGTCGACGCGACGACGCCCGAGAACGCGACGATCGACGCGACCGACAGGTCGACCTCGCCGAGCGCGAGCACGAACATCATCGTCACCGCGATCGAGCCGATCAGCGTGACCGACAGCAGCAGGCCCTGGATGTTGCGCGGCGTGAGGAAGTCCGGCACCGTCAGCGACAGCGTCGCGAACAGCACGAGAAACACCATCACGATGCCGGAGCGGTTGATCAGTTGCCACACGCCGCCGTGCGCCCTCATGGGCGCGGCAGCGGCATCGGGGGACGGGGAAGTACGTTGGGGTTGCATTGCCTGGCTCATGTCTCTTTCATTCCGGTTGAACAGCACGCCGCTAGCGCGGCAGCGCGAGCTTGATCAGCGCATCGGGCGTCGCCTGCGCCTTCTCCACTTCGCCCGCGATCCGTCCTTCCTTCATCACGATGATCCGGTCCGACACGCCGATCACTTCGGCCAGATCGCTCGACACGAGGATCACCGTGCGGCCCGCTTCCGCGAGTTCGTAGAACAGGTTGTAGATTTCCGCGCGCGCGCCGACGTCGATGCCGCGCGTCGGCTCGTCCATCAGGAACACGTCGATGCGCTCGGCCAGCCAGCGCGCCAGCACGACCTTCTGCTGGTTGCCGCCGGACAGCGCGCCGATCGGCGTGTCGCCGTCGCGGGTCTTGATCGCGAGCCGCTCGATGTAGCGTTGCGCGAGCTCGCGCTCGCGCCGCGCGTCGAGCAGCATGCGCGCCGGGCTGAAATGCCGGCGCGCGCTGATGTTCAGGTTGTCGGCCACCGACGCGATCGCGACGATGCCTTCCTGCTTGCGGTCTTCCGGGCACAGCGCGATGCCGGCGCGCACCGCGTCGCGCGGGCTGGCAAACGCGACGCGCCGCCCGCCCAGCTCGACGTGCCCGGCACTCGGGCGCACCGCACCGTACAGCAGCTTCATCAACTCCGAACGGCCCGCACCGACGAGCCCGAAGAAGCCGACGATCTCGCCGCGCCGCGCGGTGAACGACACTGGCTCCGACAGCCCGGGCCCCGCCAGCCCCTTCGCCTCGATCAGCACGTCGCCGGCCGCGCGCGGCCGGTAGCCGTACACGTCCTCGATCGAGCGGCCGACCATGCAGCCGATCAGCCGGTCGCGGTCGAGATCGGCGACCGAATCGAACGTATCGATCCGGCGGCCGTCGCGAAACACGGTCACGCGGTCGCACAGTTCGTAGACTTCCTCCATCCGGTGCGTGACGTAGATGATCGCGCGGCCTTCCGCGCGCAGCGCGCGGATGATCCGGAACAGCTGCGTGGTCTCGCGCGCGGACAGCGAGCTCGTCGGTTCGTCGAACGCGATCACGCGTGCGTCGCGCATCAGTGCCTTGCCGATCTCGATCATCTGGCGCTGGCCGATCGACAGATACTTCACCGGGATGCCCGGATCGATATGCTCGCCGAGCCGCTCCAGCGCATCGAGCGCACGCGCGGCGAGCGCGCGCTCGTCGACCACGCCGAGCCGGCTCGGCAACTGCCCGAGCATCAGGTTCTCGGCGACCGTCAACTCGGGCACCAGATGCAGCTCCTGGTAGATGATCGCGATGCCGGCCTCGAGCGCGGCGCGCGTCGACGCGAAACGCTGCACCGTGCCATTCAGCGTCAGCGTGCCGGACTGCGGCTGGTTCACGCCGGACAGCACTTTCAGCAGCGTCGATTTCCCCGCTCCGTTCTCGCCCATCAGCCCGTGCACTTCGCCCGCGCGCACCGACAGCGACACGGCGTCGAGCGCGCGCACGCCCGGGAACGTCACCGTGATGCCGTCGAGCGCGAGCAGCGGGCCGGCGGCCGCGCCGGCTTCAGCGTCGTCGCTGCGGGACACGGCCGTCATCGTCTGCGTCGTCATTGCGTTTTCGCCCCGCGTGCTCAGATACCGAGCTCGGCGCGCACGGCCTGCCAGTTCGCGCGCGTCATCAGCTTGCCGCTCGTCTGCGTATCGGCCGCCGGCGTCTTGCCGTTGCGGATCCAGTCGACGAGGTTCTGCGTGCTGTCCTTGCCATGGTTCGTCGAGCTGACCGCGATCGTCCCGTAGAAGCCGGTCGGCTCCTTCTTCTGGAACTCGGCGAACGCTTCGCCCGCGCCGTTGATGCCGACGCCGATCACGTCGGCCGCCGGGATGTGCAGCTGTTCGGTCGCGCGCACCGCGCCGAGCACGGTTTCCTCGTTCAGCGCGTAGACCACCCATTTCTTCACGTTCGGATGCCGCGCGAGCACCGGCGCGGCCGCGCTGAAGCCGCCTTCGTCGTCGGTCGTCTTCTGGGGCGCG
Encoded proteins:
- a CDS encoding amidohydrolase family protein — encoded protein: MDIRNLIAIDTHVHAEVSCCQPPDLFAKAFDDAADKYFGTVLKQGRRPTIPETIAYYRERRIGFVMFTVDCETNIGRRRIPNEEIAQFAQDNADVMIAFASIDPHKGRFGAREARRLIEEHGVKGFKFHPTMQGCFPNDRLAYPIYEVIAERGLPAVFHSGHSGMGSGMRGGGGLRLKYSEPIHLDDVVADFPDMKIVIAHPSWPWQEQALSIALHKPNVYIDLSGWSPKYFSPELIKYANTLLRHKVLFASDFPLIRPDRWLEDFHGAGFRPDVHPLILKDNAVALLGLEFDAPRE
- the araG gene encoding L-arabinose ABC transporter ATP-binding protein AraG, whose amino-acid sequence is MTTQTMTAVSRSDDAEAGAAAGPLLALDGITVTFPGVRALDAVSLSVRAGEVHGLMGENGAGKSTLLKVLSGVNQPQSGTLTLNGTVQRFASTRAALEAGIAIIYQELHLVPELTVAENLMLGQLPSRLGVVDERALAARALDALERLGEHIDPGIPVKYLSIGQRQMIEIGKALMRDARVIAFDEPTSSLSARETTQLFRIIRALRAEGRAIIYVTHRMEEVYELCDRVTVFRDGRRIDTFDSVADLDRDRLIGCMVGRSIEDVYGYRPRAAGDVLIEAKGLAGPGLSEPVSFTARRGEIVGFFGLVGAGRSELMKLLYGAVRPSAGHVELGGRRVAFASPRDAVRAGIALCPEDRKQEGIVAIASVADNLNISARRHFSPARMLLDARRERELAQRYIERLAIKTRDGDTPIGALSGGNQQKVVLARWLAERIDVFLMDEPTRGIDVGARAEIYNLFYELAEAGRTVILVSSDLAEVIGVSDRIIVMKEGRIAGEVEKAQATPDALIKLALPR
- a CDS encoding SMP-30/gluconolactonase/LRE family protein encodes the protein MQQTHPAASATLLADSRNTLGEGATWCDATHALYWTDIEGARLWRCRADGSDLAHWPMPERLACFALTDDPDVLLVGLATHLAFFDLRSGAFTRIVDVESDLPTRLNDGRCDPFGAFVFGMKDEGGEPPRAVGGFYRLNPDLTLERLALPPAAIANSIAFSPDGSKMYFCDSLVREIFVCDYRAGGDVANVRPFARLTDADGDPDGSTIDRDGGLWNAQWGGRRVVRYGPDGVETERVDVPTAQPSCAALDGEGRLYVTSARVGLSDDALASDAHAGGVFVAQTRHAGLPTARFMPKRAT
- the araH gene encoding L-arabinose ABC transporter permease AraH translates to MSQAMQPQRTSPSPDAAAAPMRAHGGVWQLINRSGIVMVFLVLFATLSLTVPDFLTPRNIQGLLLSVTLIGSIAVTMMFVLALGEVDLSVASIVAFSGVVASTLITATHSVLFGIVAGVLAGGAVGLVNGVLIARYRINSLIVTLAMMEVVRGLAFITSSGDAVMISEERFFELGSGSFLGISYPIWSNIIGFVVFGFLLRKTVFGKNVLAVGGNGEAALLAGLPVMRIKITVFVLQGLVTGFAGVMLASRMSLGDPKTSVGLELGVISACVLGGVSLTGGVATISGVLVGVLIMGSVQDAMSLLNVPTFYQYLIRGGILLLAVLFDQYRRNQRRAMKI